The Glycine soja cultivar W05 chromosome 9, ASM419377v2, whole genome shotgun sequence sequence ataaaaaatttggaaGGTGTTCGGTAGCTATTTCGGTCGCTAttgaataatcaattttaatatataatttaaaaaattaccttCGGTCGCGAATTTAGTGGCTAAATttgcaataaaatatatttcggTCGCTAAATTAGGTCGCtagtatataattaatttcaaaattattgtaTTTCGGTTGCTAATTCGGTcactatttaatattaaattttttaatgtatgttttgtttttccagTTACATTTTGACCTGCTTAATAATTATCGACtgtaaacataaattttaattaaattgtataatcaaaattataaataaaagtggACATTCATAATgagtaaatatatttaataacaaagTTCTATTTTAAAGATTGATAAAGTACaaattcaaagttttcaaagtttaatCAAATGGAACGTAAAAGTTTAATAAAGTTCAAATTCATAACTAGCATGGCCTAATCAAAGTAAAGTAAACAATAACCAAGAGTCAATGATAATTTCCCATGTCATGAGGACGATCAACCTGAGCATCATTAACATGGTCCTCTATTTGGTCTTCCACAGGAACAATAGAAGTAGATGGAACTGATTTTGAGCAACTAAACCTTTTGCTCAAAGTACCTAGGTTGTACACGTTCCCCTTGTAATTTGGACCTCCAAcaacattcaaatatatttcattatgaTTAACAGAAGTAGCAGTGTTAGGGGAATCCTGTGTAGATGTGCCTTCCTCTGTCGAACGTTGTAAGATTTCATCTCGACGATGTTGATATTTCTCCTTCAATATAAAGTGAGGTATGAAGATAAATTGTTAAATGTGTAAACATATAAGGATTAATATTCAAGAAAATTATCACTAATACaggaaaaaaattgactttaatTTACTATAGTAGGCTTCAAAGTTTATACTTTCCAATCACAAACATTTAACACTAACTAAAGAAAAGCAAATCAAGAGGTGTAAATAGGTTCAAGAGATATTCATCAAAAGTAAGAGTTCATTTATAATATCAgccactatatatcaaataaaGTGATAGGATTAGAAGAAACAACTTACAGCAAATTCGCGAGACTTGTCATTGACCCATTCTCCCGACTTCAATTTCTTAGTTTTCTCCATCACCTCCCAAGCAGTTGGTGGTCTTTGAAACTCCTTTAACCACATAAATTTAAGatgaggtatatatatatatatatatatatatatatatatatatatatataaagtaaaattaCTAGCTTTTTAAAGTGAGCTGCAGTAGATATGGAACCACCATAGTATGTTGAGGCTCCTCTATCAACAGATCGATTCGCCTTGGCAGTGGAGCTCTTGTTTAGGAAATTTGTAGAACCCCAATGTTCGTCCAAGACCGCTCGAACATTAGTTGTTATCCACTTTCCTTTATCTTGACCATTTCTGATCTTGTTCATTGCACTTTTTAAAATACGTGAATCTTTTGTCTAAAAAACAGCTCTAATGACTCGCTCTTCTTGTGGGTGCCACCTATactctttttgcataaaatatgaaacaaaaaCTACATTAGAAATGATAcaagaaacaataaattttaaattacaccATAATTCAAGTTACCTTAAACTCTCCAAACCACCTATCGCGAAGGTCAACTGACACCTTCAACCAACTTGGAGTTGGTTCATCAAATTTTGCCCTAATGATATTTGATATGATATTAGAACACCCATATGTTGGTTGAAACCTATGTACAAAAACATTATCAATAccacatttaaaaaacattttaagaaaaattattagttaaataaaatgCACTTACTATCCTTTATATGCACGAATGAAAGGcctttcatcaacaatatgttcACAATTTGGATCTGGTGGGTACTCAGGTGTAACAGAATCATCTGGTGCTGAAGGTGAAACATTTCTAACAGGGGTAGTGGGAATTGACTCCCTTACAAAGGTTGGATTTGGTTGGTCTTGAGCTGTAGGAAGTGTGTTTGGAGTTTGTGCAACAACATGAACCATCGACTCTGAGATTGATATGTGAATGGATGAGGGGGAAGGGTTGGTGGTAATTGGAGCTCCCAAACTAAAACCACGTCTTATACCACGATTAAATGTTCTACAACCACCACCTCTACCTCTGTCTGCCATCTGCATGTTTGATTTTGTtacacatgtatatatatatatatatatatatatatatatatatatatatatatatatgatgtttaagaacaaataaataaaaaatgaagtatcGCAAGCAATACACTTTAGTAAACAAATAAATCCAACTTGTTAATGAAAACTCATAGAAACATGTTTTTTACACCAAAATAGGTCACTTATCTTCTCTTTCATATTCACTACAAGAgtaaaagtaataattattacaaacatCAGTCATACAAATGTAAaactacacacacacacagtgaacataagacatgcaatatatttaagaacaataaataaaaagtgaagtaCCACAAGCAATACACTTTAGTAAACAAATAAATCCAACTTGTTAATGAAAGCTCACATAAAAATGTTTTCTACAGCAAAATAGGTCACttatcttctttttcatattcactACAAGAGTAAAAGACATGCAATCAACTTTAATATATGAATTACCTAAGAAGTATTTGTATCATCAAAATCAGTCTCAATGTCATTCTGACTTAATATGCATTCATCCTCGTCTGGTTCAACCAAGTCTAGTTGTTTGAGTAAATCTGCATCTATCTCTTCTCCACCTCCATCAACATCCGCAAGAGACTCATTAATGACATCAGCGTCAACTTCCAACACTTGAAGCTTTAGAAGCTCATCATCTTGGtatggagcctcttgctcagtTTCACTTACTATATTGTCAGTGATTCTACTGCAAGCTTTTGTCTTCATTACGGCTAATCATCCTCGATGTCCCTCGGGATATGTTGTGTAATAAACTTGTTCTGCTTGTTGTGCAAATATGAATATGTCATATGCTTTAGTATATCTTTTTGATTGCCTTACTTCAACAAGCTGATACTTTTTATCTACTTATGTCCCTATATAAGGAGTATTGTCCCTATATAAGGAGTATTATCAAACCAATCACACTTGAATAGAACTAACTTCATCAATGGGATGCCAGTATACTCCAATTGAATAATATCATACAACATtccataaaaatcaaattctagTTAATCATTAGTTCCCCGTACGTGAACACCATAATTAGAAGAATTCATGCCTTTATTCCAACTAACTGTTTGAAATTTGTATCCATTTATAATGTAAACAGGCCATGATTCAACTTTTCTCTGAGGTCCTCATGCCAAATTAACcaatattgaatcttgaatattattttctggATTTAGAacctaaaaaatttaacaattaacatcatatataacactatatatttgaataatatataaGGTGTTAACCTACATATTGCTTGAACCATGTAGGAAAGTTGGATGAAATGTCTTGGTTAAGTTGAGCATCCGAAGTAGTGGGATTCAGCTCCCTCAAAAAATTCTCATAAATACTGCAAAGGAGAAAACAAATTACTTAAAGTACATAACATAACATCATTAAAGTATTAATTAGAGTTATAAAGTATTAAAGTCATCTTACTCTAAATATGGCTCAACCTCTGGACAATTTTGAAGAACATACAAGTGAGCAACATGAAGATCAACTTGACAAGCATTTTGGAAATTACATTTCAGGATGGGTGTTTTGCAAGCTTTTAAAGGTGCAGGAAGAAACTGCCATTTTGCTACCTCTAAATATGGGATAAAATATGTCaataattagataaattaacaagcatttttttttttgggtgcaaGAGAGGGGCTAAGGCCCCGAgataaagaatttatttaaaaccacGAGGGAAAGATATCTAAGCTAATATcatctcttatttcttttttctatctcccacctttgttttctttccttctttttcttcaaattcCTATGCAACTCATCTttatatattcaatattttaaataatgggACAAGGGTGCAACGAAAGGAAATggactatttttagaaaatacttactttttaaaagctttctaaaaaagttgaaaaaaatgagattattcactcaaaataaatttaatcaaacaaGCAATTACTTCAGAGTTTAAACTAGTTAATTAATGCCCAAGGAAAAAAATACTGAAATGGAAAAATTAATAGAGTATTCCTCAAAATTTAGCAGCAACAAACAATAATGCAAGCAGATATTAGATTTATTTTCTCCCTCCTTTCATAGCAAAATCAACATAAATCAGAACATTACCAGCTGTAACACTATAGGCATTATCTCGGAAGAAAGCACAAACgaagtaatataaaattatttcaaaccaCACCAGAGGCATCTAGATTTAATTACTCgctacaaagaagaagaaaattacttttaatagaAATGATGATACAGAGAATTTGTCAACGCTAACTAATTTTTCCATATGAAAGCAAGAGTAAGCATAAAAACAATGTTATTATTTagaacaaagagaaaaagaaattgcTAGTAAAGAGAGGCAAAGTGAGCGTTGGATGCAAAGGTTAATCACTCATTACTACTTTTCCCATTAGACAAGACTTCTCGTGGATATAACCCAAGAATCAATTGCTCCAttaatataataactaattatcaatcaattacagaatctaattatttattaagaaaccaaaccaaacctgATAGCTTCGAAGCTTCCTCTCTTGTGCAGCTCAGCAAAGTATCAAAACCAATGGATCTTCGACGTGGTTGGCAGCACAAGCCTGGATCTACGATCGCGACCAAGAACAACTGTGGAAGCTAGTGCCGTTCA is a genomic window containing:
- the LOC114367176 gene encoding uncharacterized protein LOC114367176; protein product: MWLKEFQRPPTAWEVMEKTKKLKSGEWVNDKSREFAEKYQHRRDEILQRSTEEGTSTQDSPNTATSVNHNEIYLNVVGGPNYKGNVYNLGTLSKRFSCSKSVPSTSIVPVEDQIEDHVNDAQVDRPHDMGNYH